The Arcobacter sp. F2176 DNA window CACTTTATTATTATAATTTTCCTCTTTTAAGAGTTCATCCAGCATCTGCAACTATGGTAAAAGCTATAGATGTAGCAAGACAAATGGGTTTAAAAGATGTTGAGAAAAAAGTTTACACTACTAATTGGGAACAATATTTTGCTGTAGATTCACAAGATGAAGATAAAATTTTAAGTGCTTTTAATAAAGAGTTTAAAATAAATATTACAAAAGAACAAATAAATTCTACCGAAGTAATGGCAAGAGTTTTAGATGATGTAAAAATGGGTGATGATGTTATGATAAAAGGAACCCCAACTATTTTTATAAATGGTAAAAGAGATGACAGTAAATTAAAATATGAGACTTTAGGAAGTAAATAATGAAAAAAATTGTAATAGCAACTAGAAAGAGTAAATTAGCACTTTGGCAAAGTGAATATATCAAAGCTGAGCTTTTAAAACACTATCCAGATATGGTTATAGAACTAAAAACATTTTCAACAAAAGCAGATAAGATATTAGATGTGCCATTAGCAAAAATAGGTGGGAAAGGGCTTTTTACAAAAGAGTTAGAAATAGCACTTGAAAATAAAGAAGCAGATATAGCAGTACACTCTTTAAAAGATGTTCCTGTTGAGTTTGAAGAAGGTTTTGTATTAGCAGCACTTACTAAAAGATTTGATCCAAGAGATGCTTTTTTAAGTGAAAAATATGCAAGTATCACTGACCTACCAAAGGGTGCAATAATAGGAACTACAAGTTTAAGAAGAAGAATGGAGCTAAAACTTTTAAGACCAGATATTGAACTTAAAGATTTAAGAGGAAATATAAATACTAGAATTGCAAAGTTAAAAGCTGGTGAATATGATGCTATTATTTTAGCAGCAACAGGTGTTCAAAAACTTCAAATAGAGGATGAGGTGAAATATTTTACTCCTATTTCTATTGATGAGATGATACCATCTATGGGACAAGCAACTTTAGGTATTGAAACCTTGAATAATCCAGAATTAGTAGAATTATTATCAGTCTTACATGATAAAAATGCTGAAATTGAATCAACCATTGAAAGAAGTTTTGTACATACTTTAGAAGGTGGTTGCCAAGTTCCTATTGGAGTAAAAGCAACTATTTTAGATGAGAATACTGTAGATGTAAGAGCAATAGTTGGAATGCCAGATGGTAGTGAATATGTGCAAGAAAAAATTGTTATTAATCAAAATGATTATAAAACAGCAGGACAAGCACTAGCTCAAACTTTTATTGACCAAGGTGCAAAAGAGTTATTAGCAAGAGCTGAAAAGGTAGCATTTAAATAGCATTTTGAGGGGCTTTTTGTCCCTCATGTTGATAAACTTCTCACTTTATTTTAATTCCCTCTTCAAAGACTAAATTTTACTAGATTTTTTTTACTGCTTTATGTATGATAGTATATTATTTGTGAATATAAATAGTTCAAAATCATAATTTATAAGGAGTAAAGATGAGAATTGATGTAAAAAATGTAGCATTTTGTCTAGTTGATGTTCAAGAAAGACTTTATCCACATATGACAAATAAAGATGAGATAGAAAAGAATCTACTAACTTTAGTAAAAGGTTTACAGCTCCATGAAGTTCCATTTATAATAAATGAACAATATAAAAAAGGTATTGGAGAGACTATTCCTTCTTTAAGAGAGTTAGTTGATGATTATCCACACTTTGAAAAGACTACTTTTTCTTGTTGTAAAAATGAAGAGACAATGGTTGCAATTAATACTTTAGGTAAAAAGCAAATTATAGTTGCAGGAATAGAGACTCATGTTTGTGTGCTTCAAACTTGTATTGACTTGTTACAAGCTGGATACAAAGTAATTTTAGTGACTGATTGTGTTACTTCAAGAAAACAAAATGATACAGATGTGGCAATTACAAGACTTGTTCAAGCAGGTGTGATTCCAACTACTTATGAGTCACTTTTATTTGAACTAACAGTAAATGCAAAACATCCACAATTTAAAGGTATCTCTGCCTTAGTAAAATAGTAAAACACTTTTTAAGTGTTTTACCAATTAATTTCTTTTTTTCCCAATGATTCTAATATCTCATTTGTTTTACTAAAGTGCTTACATCCAAAAAATCCTCTATAAGAAGATAATGGGCTAGGGTGGGGTGCTGTTAGTATGTAGTGTTTATTGCTATCAATTAATTTTGTTTTTGCAATAGCTGGTGCTCCCCATAGTATGAAGATTATATCTTCACAGTTTGCTGAGATGTGTTTGATAATATTATTTGTAAATATTTCCCAGCCAAGTTTGTGATGTGATTTTGGCTTTGATTCTTCTACTGTCAAGATTGTATTTAAAAGGAGTACCCCTTGTTTTGCCCAAGGTGTTAAATCTCCATCAAGACAAGAAGAATCTTTAGTTATATCATCTTTTATCTCTTTTAGGATATTTACCATTGAGGGTGGATTTTTTATCTCTTTTGGAGTTGAAAATGCTAAACCTTGGGCTTGACCTGTTCCATGGTATGGATCTTGTCCTAGAATTACAACTTTTAATTCATCTAAAGGAGTTGTATCAAAAGCTTTATATATATTCTTTTTATCTGGAAATACTGTTGTAGTTTCATATAAATGATTGATACTATTTTCTAGTTTTTGGAAATATTCTTGCTCTTTTTGTTTATTAATAACATCTTGCCAAGTTTTCATAATAAGCCTTTTTTATAAAAAAAGTATTATTACCAAAATTATTGTAAAACTTGTTTAATACTTTACCATGGACCTTGAAATCTTAATTCCTTTGAGTTGAAGTTCTTTTGGTGTTTTGTAACTCTTCCTTGAACTCTTCTTCTCCATCTGTCATAGGCTTTTTTAGAAATTAGTTTTCGCATTTTATTTTTTAGTTGATTTTCTGTTATTCCATACTGTTTTTTAATAACATCAAAAGTAACTCTATCTTGCCAAGCCATTTCTATTAGTCTATTTTCATCAAACTCTTGAAGTTCTGTATCTACAATGTCTTTTTTTGGTTTTAATTGTTTTTTATAATTCATAAAATAAGTCTATCAGTAAAAAAGGTTTTTTTGTATAAATTTTTTATATATTTAATAGGTATTGTAAGTTTGAAATAAAAAAAGGGACTAGAACTATTCTAGTCCCTTTGAGAATTAAGAAGTATATTATTCTCCCATAGTTCCTGCAGGAACGAAAACATTACCTTCCATTATAATTCTTGCACTTCTGCTCATACTCGCTTTTTCAACTTTGTATTTACCATCTTTGTTAGTTAAAGATGCTCCTACTTTTAAAGTTCCAGATGGGTGTCCAAAGTTTACAGCATCTTTCTCTCCTCCACCAGCAGCAAGGTTTACTAAAGTACCCGGAACGCAAGCCGCAACTCCAATGGCAACTGAAGCAGTTCCCATCATAGCATGGTGTAATTGTTGCATAGATAAAGCTCTAACATGCAGATCAAGTTCATTTGCTTTTATTGTTTTTCCAGTAGATGTTGTAAAATCAGATGGTGGTGCAACAAAGGCAACTTTTGGTACATGTTGTTGAGTTTCTGCATCTTTAGCATCTTTCATAAGTCCCATTTTCATAGCACCTGCTATTCTAATTGTTTCAAATCTTTTTAATGCCTCAACATCAGAGTTAATATCTCCTTGAAGTTCAGTTCCCGTGTAACCAATCTCATCAGCATTTAAGAAAATTGTAGGAATACCAGCTGTTATCATAGTAGCTTTAAAAGTACCAACACCTGGAACTTCTAAATCATCTACTAAGTTACCAGTTGGAAATAACTCTTCACTTGGGTCAACAGGTTCAACAAACTCTAATTTAATCTCTTCAGCTGGAAAAGTAACCCCATCGATTTCATAATCACCTATTTCTTTAACCATTCCATCTGCCATTGTTACATAACAAAGTATAGTTTTTTTGATATTTGCTTGCCAAATTTTTACACAACAAACACCGTTTTGGGGTACATTGTCAACTAAACCCTCTTTTATGGCAAAGGGACCAACTGCTGAAGATAGGTTTCCACAGTTTCCACTCCAATCCATAAAATCTTTATCAATAGCAACTTGACCAAAGTAATAATCAACATCATGATTAGGAACTTCACTTTTTCCAACTATTACAGTTTTTGAGGTACTTGATGTTGCTCCACCCATACCATCTATTTGTTTTTTATAGGCATCAGGCGAACCAACTATTCTTTGAAGAAGTCTATTTTTTGCTTCTTGATTTTCTTGAGCCTCTTTAGGTAAATCAGTTATATTAAAAAATGTTCCTTTAGAAGTTCCACCTCTCATATATGTTGCTCTTACTTTAAATTGTGGTTGGTAAGCCATTTAATTTCCTTTATTAAGTTTAAAATATTTATTAAAAAATCTTTTGATTAATTAATAAATATTTTAAGGGCAAATGCCCTTAAAATAGAAGAGTTTATCTAAGGTTTATTTACCTTCTGCAATAACATCTTTAGCAAATTTTTGTAAAATACCACCATTAGTGTAAACATCAACTTCAGCACTTGTATCTAATCTACATAAAACAGGGAATTTAACAACTTCACCATTTTCTCTAGTCATTACAACTGTTAAATCACATCTTGGAGTAATTTCACCAACGATGTCAAAAGTTTCAGTTCCATCGATATTATAAGTGTGTCTAGTCTCACCATCTTTGAATTGTAATGGTAATACACCCATACCAACTAAGTTAGTTCTATGAATTCTTTCAATTGATTCAGCAATTAAAACTTCAACACCTGCAAGTCTTACTCCTTTTGCAGCCCAGTCTCTTGATGACCCTTGACCATAATTAGTACCAGCAATGATGATTAGTGGTTGTTTTCTTTGAGTATAAGTCTCAATAGCTTCCCACATTCTTGACTCAGTACCTTCTGGCATAATTTTTGTCAATGAACCTTGCTTAACAGTTCCATCTTCATTTTTAACCATTTCATTAAATAGTT harbors:
- the hemC gene encoding hydroxymethylbilane synthase, with protein sequence MKKIVIATRKSKLALWQSEYIKAELLKHYPDMVIELKTFSTKADKILDVPLAKIGGKGLFTKELEIALENKEADIAVHSLKDVPVEFEEGFVLAALTKRFDPRDAFLSEKYASITDLPKGAIIGTTSLRRRMELKLLRPDIELKDLRGNINTRIAKLKAGEYDAIILAATGVQKLQIEDEVKYFTPISIDEMIPSMGQATLGIETLNNPELVELLSVLHDKNAEIESTIERSFVHTLEGGCQVPIGVKATILDENTVDVRAIVGMPDGSEYVQEKIVINQNDYKTAGQALAQTFIDQGAKELLARAEKVAFK
- a CDS encoding hydrolase; translated protein: MRIDVKNVAFCLVDVQERLYPHMTNKDEIEKNLLTLVKGLQLHEVPFIINEQYKKGIGETIPSLRELVDDYPHFEKTTFSCCKNEETMVAINTLGKKQIIVAGIETHVCVLQTCIDLLQAGYKVILVTDCVTSRKQNDTDVAITRLVQAGVIPTTYESLLFELTVNAKHPQFKGISALVK
- the ung gene encoding uracil-DNA glycosylase, which encodes MKTWQDVINKQKEQEYFQKLENSINHLYETTTVFPDKKNIYKAFDTTPLDELKVVILGQDPYHGTGQAQGLAFSTPKEIKNPPSMVNILKEIKDDITKDSSCLDGDLTPWAKQGVLLLNTILTVEESKPKSHHKLGWEIFTNNIIKHISANCEDIIFILWGAPAIAKTKLIDSNKHYILTAPHPSPLSSYRGFFGCKHFSKTNEILESLGKKEINW
- a CDS encoding TIGR03643 family protein; translation: MNYKKQLKPKKDIVDTELQEFDENRLIEMAWQDRVTFDVIKKQYGITENQLKNKMRKLISKKAYDRWRRRVQGRVTKHQKNFNSKELRFQGPW
- the prpF gene encoding 2-methylaconitate cis-trans isomerase PrpF, with translation MAYQPQFKVRATYMRGGTSKGTFFNITDLPKEAQENQEAKNRLLQRIVGSPDAYKKQIDGMGGATSSTSKTVIVGKSEVPNHDVDYYFGQVAIDKDFMDWSGNCGNLSSAVGPFAIKEGLVDNVPQNGVCCVKIWQANIKKTILCYVTMADGMVKEIGDYEIDGVTFPAEEIKLEFVEPVDPSEELFPTGNLVDDLEVPGVGTFKATMITAGIPTIFLNADEIGYTGTELQGDINSDVEALKRFETIRIAGAMKMGLMKDAKDAETQQHVPKVAFVAPPSDFTTSTGKTIKANELDLHVRALSMQQLHHAMMGTASVAIGVAACVPGTLVNLAAGGGEKDAVNFGHPSGTLKVGASLTNKDGKYKVEKASMSRSARIIMEGNVFVPAGTMGE